Below is a genomic region from Fusobacterium sp..
CAAGCCTTTATTCCCAAAATATGATAGTTTTTTTATATTTGAAACATATTATAATTATATAACTCTGTATTTTCAATACATTGAAGTATGTTCTTGATAAAATAAAAATTCATTTTTTATAGAGATAAATGAGTAATTTCTACTTTTAATAAAATTATGATATAATATATTACCAAATATAGATATAAATTGGAGTGGTTTTTATGATAAAAGGAAATACAGATGGAATTAAAGATTTTATTTTAAATGAATTAGATTCTCTTCATGATATAACAGTTGAAAAAAATAAAATAATAGAGCCAGAAATGCTTGCTCTTATAGCTTCAGTAAGCAGCAGAATAAACAGAGAAATTAACATTGCCATTGACAGAAAAGGAAATGTTACAGAAATATCCATTGGTGACAGCAGCAGTGTACAACTTCCTTTTTTAAATGTTCAGGAAAAAAGATTGAGCGGAACAAGAGTTATACATACTCACCCAAGTGGAAGTTCAAATCTGTCTAGCATTGATATATCTGCCCTTACAAAATTAAAATTAGACTGTATAGTTGCCATTGGAATAAATGAAGATTCTATAACAGGAATGAGTATTGGATTTTGCAGTGTAAATGGAAATGACCTTTCACATGAAATTATTGGTCCTTTATCTGTAGAAGAAATTGTAAATTATGACTTTCTTTCTAAAGTTGAAGAAATAGAAAACTTCCTTAAAAAAAGAGAAGTTATTGAAAATGATGATGAATATGCAATTCTTGTAGGCTTAGATGATAATGAAAGTCTTGATGAACTGGCTGAATTAGCTAAAGCATGCAATGTTAAAGTAGTAGCTAAATTCTTTCAAAAGAAAACTAAAATAGATTCATGTTATTTTATTGGACCTGGAAAAGCAAAAGAACTTACTGTCTTCAAACAATTAAAAAAAGCTAATCTTATTATTTTTGATGATGAGCTTAGTGGTTTACAAGTAAGAAACTTAGAGGAACTTACAAGCTGCAAGGTTATTGACAGAACTATTCTTATTCTTGAAATATTTGCTACAAGAGCCAGAACAAGAGAAGCAAAAATTCAGGTAGAGCTTGCACAATTAAAATATAGAAGCAGCAGACTTCTTGGTTTTGGTTCCACAATGTCTAGAACTGGTGGTGGTGTAGGAACTAAAGGTCCTGGAGAAAAAAAACTGGAAATTGATAAAAGAAGAATAAGAGAAACTATCTATGATTTAAAACAAGAATTAGAAAAAATAAGAAAAACAAGAGTAACTCAAAGAGAAAAAAGAGATGAATCTGGTATACCTAAAATATCTCTTGTTGGATATACAAATGTTGGAAAATCTACTCTTAGAAATCTTCTTGTCAATATGTATGCAGCTGATAATACTTCTAAAAAAGAAGCTGTTTTTGCTGAAAATATGCTATTTGCAACTTTAGATATTACTACCAGAGCAATAGTTCTTCCTGACAAAAGGATAGCTTCTCTTACTGATACAGTAGGATTTGTAAGAAAGCTTCCGCATGATTTAGTAGAGGCTTTTAAGTCTACCCTTGAAGAAGTAAGTTTTTCTGATTTAATAATACATGTTGTTGATATATCAAGTGAAACTGTTTCTGAACAAATTTTAGCTGTGGAAAAAGTACTGGGAGAGTTGAATGCTTTAGATAAACCATCTTTTCTTGCATTAAATAAATTTGAAATGGCTTCGCCAGAGCAAATTGCTACAGTAAAAGAAAACTTTAGCAAATATCAAATGATAGAAATCAGTGCTAAAGAAAATAAAAATATTGATGAATTTTTACAAATGACTGTATCACTATTACCACAAACTACTAGAAAATGTACTTATTTAATACCTTACAGCAATACTTCTATGAGTGCCTTTCTTCATAGAAATTCTATTATTCAAGAAGAGAAGTATGAAGGAAATGGTATAAAAATAATTGCTATAGTCAATGATGAAATATACAATAAATGTAAAAAATTCATGATTGAGGAGAATATATGTTAAAAATAATACTGGAAATTTTAAAATTAGCTCTTCCAGCAGTTGGGGAAATGATTCTTTATATGATGATATGGGTATTGGATACCATAATGGTTGGAAAACACAGTGGACAATTGGGAGTTTCTGCTGTTGGCCTCAGTTCAGAAGTAATGTACACATTTACAAATATAATTGTTGCTATGGGATTATCAATTTCTGTTACCTCGATAATTTCAAGGGCAATTGGTGGAAAAAATTATGAAAAAGCAAGATTGACTTCTGATATTACTTTAAGGTTAGGCCTTATATTTGCTTTTTTAATGGGAGGAATATTTTTTTGTTTCCCAGAAAAAATACTGACAATTGTAGGTGCAGAAAAAGATATTTTATCTCTTGCAACTAAATATATGAGAATATGTTCTTTTGCTGTAATATGCAATATGACAACAAGTATATTCAATGGGATATTCAGAGGCTGTAAAAATACTAAAACACCTCTTTTTACAGCTATAATTGTAAATGTAGTAAATTTATCTCTTGATTATTTACTTATATTTGGTAAATTTGGTGCTCCAGAATTAGGAGTTGTAGGAGGTGCTATTGCTACTGTTGCTGGAAATGTATGTGGACTTTTATTTACTTTAAGTCAATTAAAGAAAATTCCATTTAAACTAAGTCCATTTGCTCCATTTAATAGAGAATATTTTAAAGAATTAGTAAAATTGACTATTCCTTCATCATTACAAGAAGGAGCTTTCAGTATAAATAAATTAATAAATGTAGCCGTTATAATGACACTGGGAAGTTTATCTTTTGCTTCCAATCAGATAGCTATTACAATTGAAAGTATTTCTTTTATGCCTGGATGGGGATTTGCCATAGCTTGTACTTCTCTTACTGGATATTGTATAGGTCAAAAAGATTATGCAAAAGCTAAGATATATATAAATTATTCTATATACCTTGCTTCTGGAATTATGGGATTATTTTCTATAATCTTCCTTATTTTTCCTGAAAAACTCATTTCTCTTTTTATTAAAAGCAGTGAAACTGAAGTTATAGCTCTTGGAACAGCCTGCCTTATGCTTGCTTCAATAGAACAGATACCAATAGCTATTTCTATGGTATTAGGAGGAGCTTTAAAAGGAACTGGAGACAGTAAGACTCCATTTAAAATAGTTTTATTTACAAACTGGGTAATACGGCTTCCTCTTGTATATTATTATATTTACTTAAAGAGAAGTTCTGTAACTTACTTTTGGAAAATAACAGCTCTGCAATGGATAATAGAAGCTATTATTATTTTCGTAGTCTACCAATACAAGTGGAAAAAATATTACCAAGTTACAGATTTAAAAGAAAAAATTGCATAATTTAAAGCAAAATAGAGAGGTTAAAATTTTAACCTCTCTTTTCTATATTTATATTAAATTAAAATCTACTTTTAAATATGAAAACAATATCTCTGCCATTTCATTACCATATTCTTTTCTAAAATCTTTTAAAACTTTTAAAGCTATTTCTTCTCCTCTTATTTTAAAAATAGATGTTGTAATATCTTTAAAAGTCTTATAGCAATGTCCGCAATGATAATCAAATTTTTTTATATTTTCTTCATTTCTTATAATTTTCTGATTCTTTTTAAAATCAGCTTCTCTCATAATTTGAATACAGTATTCATGTTCATATATGCTTTGAGGAACTTCAAAAACTAGATAGGGATTAAAGCCTCTGACAATAGCTTTGTCTAGGTGAGTACAATAAATAATTCCTGCCTTTGTTAAATCCATCTTTTTAAATTGTTCTGCCCAAGGACATTGCAAAATTTTTATTTCATAATTTGGAGAAAAAGATATCTCTTCAACTGTATTGACAGCACCTTCATTTTTTAATGTTTCACTGCTGACCCATTCTCCATATTCCCTATATACAGCAAATGTGAGTTCTTTATTATCTCTTATTGCTCTTTGAGCCATTCTTGAACCTCTCTGTTCAGCGTAACGTTGAACTGCCAGTACAAAAGCTTTTTCCCCCTGCCCTCCATAATTTCCTACAAGTTCTCTATAAAATGAAGCTGCTATAAAAGCATGATGTCTTTCTGTAAATTCTTTCATAAATTCCCTCCCAAGATTTACTATATCTCATGAAAATATTATATAACATATTTTACAACTTGTACTTTCACTCTAACAAATATTTTAATGGAAAAATGAAACTCATTTACTAATGAGATGGAAAATAGTTAATTTAATATATTTATATTATTTTACATCTGCTTCTAAAAATTTAAAAAGATCTATTTGATCTATTATATCTTGATTATGTTTTAATAGGAGATGGTTCTCTATTCCACTCATCTGCATTATAACATTTCTGTTATCCTCTTCATGACCTGTTCTCTCATATAATCTTTCAATGGAATTAAATATAAATCCTTGTATTTTTATTCCCATATTTTCCAGTGCATTTACTGTTAACATTGTATGATTTATACTTCCTACTTTATTTCCAGTAACAACTATTACTGGTATATCAAGCATTTTTATCAAATCATACATATAATATTTTTCTCTAATAATAGGAACAAATAACCCCCCTGCTCCTTCAACTATTAAAGTATCATATTTTTCAGTTAACTTTTCCCAATGTTTTTTTATTTTCTCAGGTTTTACTTCTGTCTTATCTATTTCAGCTGCCAAATGTGGAGATACTTCAGCTCTCAGTAAATATGTTGTCATATCAATATCATATGGAATTTTATTATATTCACATAAGAATTCTACATCTGGGGAAACCAATTTTCCAAGCATTTCAAAAGCTCCACTTTGAATGGGTTTATAATATCCTCCATTTCTTTTCTTTATACCTTGATAAAGAAGAGCACTCACATAGGTCTTTCCAATTCTTGTATCTGTTCCTATTATAAAATAACCCTTATTTAAGTTCATACTCTTTCCCCCTGATTATTTTTTTGTCATTTTTTATAGTATTCTCCATTAACATCAAAAAATTTTCTGCCACTACTGGATTTATTTCAGTTTTCATCTCCAATTTTTGTAATTCCTCTGATGTTATCCTTTCATTAATATAATTAAGAAATGTTTTAGAAAGTATTGCCTTTATTTTTACAAACTCCATAGATTCTGCTCTTTGTATATTTACTGGAATAGAGTATGCTTTCTTATGTTCTTTTATATTTTTAATAAAACTTTTCATAATTTAAGTAGCTCCTTTTTTATCCTTTAACAAATTTCTCTACATTCAAATATATCACAAATTTACAAATATTTAAAGTACTATGTATTATTGAGGTTTTTTATGATAAAATATTTTATAATACTAAAAAAACAGAAAGTGGGGTTTGAATAATGGAAAAAAAAATAAGAATAACTCTCCTTAAGCAAGTCTTAGAAATAATTGAATCTGACTTGGAAAATTTTAAAATAACAAAAAATTATCTCTTAAATTATATATTTGAGTATATGAAAAATGAAAAAATAAATAATAATTTTTTCTTTGATGGAGAAAAATCTGTTATACAGTTTAATTTAAATAAAAAAAACCTAAGTACATATTATGATTTTTTAATGGAAAAAAATATACAGGTAGAAGCAGATTTCATAAGAAAACTTATTTATAAGTATGCCAATCAATCGAGAAAAAACAGAGAACTTTTTATTTTTCAATCTATAATTGAAAGACTGGAATCTGGAATAAAAGATAAAAAAATTATAAAAATACATTTTAAAGATAAAAGAATAACTTCTGTTCTTCCATTTTATATAGGAAGTTCTAAACTTGAACTTTCCAATTATCTTTTTTGTTATGATATGAATGAAGGAAAATATAGAAATTACAGAATAAGTAATATAGATACTATTTTTATTACCAAAGAAATAAAAATTTGGGAAGATATAAAGTTTATAGAAAAAGTTATAAAAGATTTTGATCCATTTCTTTCACAAGGAAAAGAAATAAAGGCTATGTTAACTTCAGAAGGTGAAAAACTCTTAAAAGAAATTAAGTTGAATCGTCCTGAAATTATCTCTAAAAAAGGAAATCTTTATGAGTTTCAATGTTCAGAAGAAAAAGCTAAAAGATATTTTACATACTTCTTAGATGAAATTGAAATATTAGAGCCCTTAAGTCTACGAGAATGGTTTAAAAATAAATATAAAAATGCCTATAAAAAATATCTTGACAATTTTATTTTTAAAAAGTAAAATAATGAAAAATAAATTTTGTTTTATTTTTTAAAGGAGGGATATTTATGACAGAAAAAAATCTTAATCTGATCAGAGAACTTGAAGAA
It encodes:
- a CDS encoding L-2-amino-thiazoline-4-carboxylic acid hydrolase; amino-acid sequence: MKEFTERHHAFIAASFYRELVGNYGGQGEKAFVLAVQRYAEQRGSRMAQRAIRDNKELTFAVYREYGEWVSSETLKNEGAVNTVEEISFSPNYEIKILQCPWAEQFKKMDLTKAGIIYCTHLDKAIVRGFNPYLVFEVPQSIYEHEYCIQIMREADFKKNQKIIRNEENIKKFDYHCGHCYKTFKDITTSIFKIRGEEIALKVLKDFRKEYGNEMAEILFSYLKVDFNLI
- a CDS encoding MATE family efflux transporter; its protein translation is MLKIILEILKLALPAVGEMILYMMIWVLDTIMVGKHSGQLGVSAVGLSSEVMYTFTNIIVAMGLSISVTSIISRAIGGKNYEKARLTSDITLRLGLIFAFLMGGIFFCFPEKILTIVGAEKDILSLATKYMRICSFAVICNMTTSIFNGIFRGCKNTKTPLFTAIIVNVVNLSLDYLLIFGKFGAPELGVVGGAIATVAGNVCGLLFTLSQLKKIPFKLSPFAPFNREYFKELVKLTIPSSLQEGAFSINKLINVAVIMTLGSLSFASNQIAITIESISFMPGWGFAIACTSLTGYCIGQKDYAKAKIYINYSIYLASGIMGLFSIIFLIFPEKLISLFIKSSETEVIALGTACLMLASIEQIPIAISMVLGGALKGTGDSKTPFKIVLFTNWVIRLPLVYYYIYLKRSSVTYFWKITALQWIIEAIIIFVVYQYKWKKYYQVTDLKEKIA
- the bioD gene encoding dethiobiotin synthase; its protein translation is MNLNKGYFIIGTDTRIGKTYVSALLYQGIKKRNGGYYKPIQSGAFEMLGKLVSPDVEFLCEYNKIPYDIDMTTYLLRAEVSPHLAAEIDKTEVKPEKIKKHWEKLTEKYDTLIVEGAGGLFVPIIREKYYMYDLIKMLDIPVIVVTGNKVGSINHTMLTVNALENMGIKIQGFIFNSIERLYERTGHEEDNRNVIMQMSGIENHLLLKHNQDIIDQIDLFKFLEADVK
- the hflX gene encoding GTPase HflX encodes the protein MIKGNTDGIKDFILNELDSLHDITVEKNKIIEPEMLALIASVSSRINREINIAIDRKGNVTEISIGDSSSVQLPFLNVQEKRLSGTRVIHTHPSGSSNLSSIDISALTKLKLDCIVAIGINEDSITGMSIGFCSVNGNDLSHEIIGPLSVEEIVNYDFLSKVEEIENFLKKREVIENDDEYAILVGLDDNESLDELAELAKACNVKVVAKFFQKKTKIDSCYFIGPGKAKELTVFKQLKKANLIIFDDELSGLQVRNLEELTSCKVIDRTILILEIFATRARTREAKIQVELAQLKYRSSRLLGFGSTMSRTGGGVGTKGPGEKKLEIDKRRIRETIYDLKQELEKIRKTRVTQREKRDESGIPKISLVGYTNVGKSTLRNLLVNMYAADNTSKKEAVFAENMLFATLDITTRAIVLPDKRIASLTDTVGFVRKLPHDLVEAFKSTLEEVSFSDLIIHVVDISSETVSEQILAVEKVLGELNALDKPSFLALNKFEMASPEQIATVKENFSKYQMIEISAKENKNIDEFLQMTVSLLPQTTRKCTYLIPYSNTSMSAFLHRNSIIQEEKYEGNGIKIIAIVNDEIYNKCKKFMIEENIC
- a CDS encoding WYL domain-containing protein: MEKKIRITLLKQVLEIIESDLENFKITKNYLLNYIFEYMKNEKINNNFFFDGEKSVIQFNLNKKNLSTYYDFLMEKNIQVEADFIRKLIYKYANQSRKNRELFIFQSIIERLESGIKDKKIIKIHFKDKRITSVLPFYIGSSKLELSNYLFCYDMNEGKYRNYRISNIDTIFITKEIKIWEDIKFIEKVIKDFDPFLSQGKEIKAMLTSEGEKLLKEIKLNRPEIISKKGNLYEFQCSEEKAKRYFTYFLDEIEILEPLSLREWFKNKYKNAYKKYLDNFIFKK